The following proteins are encoded in a genomic region of Phycisphaera sp.:
- a CDS encoding recombinase family protein has product MRTSRQKSDAGAGKPRPGVRCAIYTRKSSEEGLDQEFNSLDAQRESAEAFVASQKAEGWTCLPDRYDDGGFSGGSMERPALDRLLRDVEAGKIDCVVVYKVDRLSRSLMDFSRIVETFDRNGVSFVSVTQQFNTTSSMGRLTLNILLSFAQFEREIIGERIRDKIAAQKRRGKWAGGVPVLGYDVDRSGPSPRLVINAKEAARVREIFKLYLAKESLLTVASELAHRQWPNKRRITKKGKHLGGRPFDKATLYVLLTNPVFVGKICHKGDVYDGEHEPIIDREVFDRVQALLKHNGRTGGVEVRNKYGALLRGLLRCKCCDHSMSHTFTGGRNGKSYRYYRCVRAMKRGAGSCPSGTLPAAEIERVVIDEIRGLANDRDLLVRVLADAQTAVGADIEAAKAERDGLRRELSQHDRELRRLASDGAATTEVSARIAELHERLSDAQNRLPAVEERLAELGRESIGPEEASAAFADFELLWQNLIPREQARLLQLLISVVEYDAEAQSVSVTFRPTSIRALIDRKLGDAA; this is encoded by the coding sequence ATGAGAACTTCTCGTCAGAAGAGCGACGCGGGGGCTGGCAAGCCAAGGCCAGGGGTGCGATGCGCCATCTACACCCGAAAGAGCAGCGAGGAGGGGTTAGACCAGGAATTCAACTCGCTCGACGCCCAGCGGGAGAGCGCCGAGGCGTTCGTTGCCAGCCAGAAGGCCGAGGGCTGGACGTGTCTGCCCGACCGCTACGACGATGGCGGATTCTCTGGTGGCAGCATGGAGCGGCCGGCGCTCGACCGGCTTCTCCGAGATGTGGAAGCGGGCAAGATCGATTGTGTCGTGGTGTACAAGGTCGATCGCCTAAGCCGATCTCTCATGGACTTCAGCCGGATCGTGGAAACGTTTGATCGCAATGGCGTCTCGTTCGTTTCGGTGACGCAGCAGTTCAACACCACCAGCTCGATGGGACGACTGACGCTGAACATCCTGCTGTCCTTCGCCCAGTTCGAGCGTGAGATCATCGGAGAGCGCATCCGCGACAAGATCGCGGCCCAGAAGCGCAGGGGTAAGTGGGCGGGTGGCGTGCCGGTTCTGGGCTACGACGTCGATCGGTCCGGTCCAAGCCCGCGGCTAGTGATCAACGCAAAGGAGGCGGCCAGAGTCCGCGAGATCTTCAAGTTGTACTTGGCCAAGGAGTCTTTGCTCACGGTGGCCAGCGAGCTCGCCCATCGCCAGTGGCCCAACAAGCGACGCATCACAAAGAAAGGCAAACACCTCGGCGGCCGACCCTTCGACAAGGCCACGTTGTATGTACTGCTGACCAACCCCGTGTTCGTTGGCAAGATTTGCCACAAGGGGGATGTGTACGACGGCGAGCACGAGCCCATCATCGACCGCGAGGTGTTCGATCGGGTTCAGGCCTTGCTGAAGCACAACGGCCGAACCGGAGGGGTCGAGGTGCGCAACAAGTATGGTGCGCTGCTCCGAGGCCTGCTTCGGTGCAAGTGCTGCGATCACTCGATGTCCCACACCTTTACCGGCGGCCGCAACGGAAAGTCGTACCGCTACTACCGCTGCGTTCGGGCCATGAAGCGTGGGGCGGGCTCATGTCCTTCCGGGACATTGCCGGCAGCAGAAATCGAGCGGGTCGTCATCGACGAGATCCGTGGGTTAGCCAACGACCGGGATCTGCTTGTGCGAGTGCTGGCCGATGCCCAAACCGCGGTGGGGGCTGACATTGAAGCGGCCAAAGCCGAACGTGATGGGCTGAGACGGGAGCTCTCCCAGCACGATCGCGAGCTTCGACGGCTGGCCTCCGACGGCGCCGCCACCACGGAGGTCTCCGCACGCATTGCAGAACTCCACGAGCGTCTGAGCGATGCCCAGAACCGATTGCCCGCGGTCGAAGAGCGGCTCGCCGAGCTCGGGCGAGAGAGCATCGGCCCGGAGGAGGCATCGGCGGCATTCGCCGACTTCGAACTACTTTGGCAGAATCTGATCCCTCGCGAGCAGGCCCGGCTGCTGCAACTGCTGATCAGCGTGGTTGAGTACGACGCCGAGGCCCAGAGCGTCTCGGTAACGTTCCGCCCAACGAGCATCCGAGCCCTCATCGACCGCAAACTCGGAGACGCGGCATGA
- a CDS encoding metalloregulator ArsR/SmtB family transcription factor, with product MESCRPKLPLAARPLIGALDAERVGSLFKSLAHPTRLRLLHSLIRVDELSVGELADETGMTVQAVSNQLQRLAEVGVVGKRRDGLQVMYRVIDPCVPVLLERGWCHIDEYALDLSPVNSPKSV from the coding sequence ATGGAGTCTTGCCGCCCAAAACTGCCCCTGGCCGCCCGTCCGCTGATCGGTGCGCTCGATGCTGAGCGGGTTGGATCTCTCTTCAAGAGTTTGGCCCATCCAACCCGGCTCCGCCTGCTCCACTCCCTAATCCGGGTGGACGAACTCAGCGTGGGAGAACTCGCGGATGAGACCGGCATGACGGTCCAGGCGGTGTCGAATCAGTTGCAACGTCTGGCAGAGGTGGGAGTGGTCGGCAAGCGGCGCGATGGGCTCCAGGTCATGTATCGCGTGATCGATCCCTGCGTGCCCGTGCTGCTCGAACGCGGCTGGTGCCACATCGACGAGTATGCCCTCGACCTTTCCCCGGTAAACAGTCCAAAGTCTGTGTGA
- a CDS encoding DUF2924 domain-containing protein has protein sequence MATALDEQLASLDAMTTGDLLDRFVELHGYRSRTRHRHYLIRKIAWRMQAKAEGDLSERARRRAAELADDAEVRVMAPKTVIHPPQTGSIVTHERAFRPGSDPDPRIPEPGSVIVREYKSRTIRVLVLPEGQGFEYDGDRFRTLTAVAKHVTGSHINGFRFFRLGGKP, from the coding sequence ATGGCAACCGCTTTGGATGAACAACTCGCGTCACTCGATGCGATGACAACGGGCGACCTACTCGATCGATTCGTGGAGTTGCACGGCTATCGGAGCCGCACGCGGCATCGGCACTATCTGATCCGAAAGATCGCCTGGCGCATGCAGGCCAAGGCTGAGGGCGACCTGTCCGAGCGTGCGAGGCGCCGGGCAGCCGAGTTGGCCGACGATGCCGAGGTACGAGTGATGGCTCCCAAGACCGTCATCCACCCGCCGCAGACAGGCTCGATCGTGACGCACGAGCGTGCCTTCCGGCCCGGCAGCGATCCCGACCCGAGGATACCGGAGCCAGGATCAGTCATCGTGCGCGAGTACAAGAGCCGCACGATCCGAGTGCTGGTGCTGCCCGAGGGTCAGGGATTCGAGTACGACGGCGACCGCTTCCGCACGCTAACCGCCGTGGCAAAGCACGTAACTGGAAGCCACATCAACGGCTTCCGATTCTTCCGCCTCGGAGGCAAGCCATGA
- a CDS encoding restriction endonuclease subunit S, giving the protein MDHSELESRWDPNFYRCMREFHRRMESCPYPIQRLRKSLDLVQYGSSDRASEVPEGLPMLRMLNLQDDTWDISDLKYIEMSEDDEKRYLLRHGDILFNRTNSKELVGKCGVFELDGEYVFASYLIRVRLKPSTFVPHYVTAFLSSGIGRLQIEGVSRQIAGMTNVNAEEIRDLLIPNPGRTIQEEIVRRWQDAVRQRDQTLEEAKRVLAGIDDVLLGELGVPLTSKSPNTLERRMFLRAFSMVSGKRIDPNANWKSLSFAGGKYQLRRFRDVVDINPPTSFAHVERHADVSFVPMDAVSEVFGDVENTLTRPVEGRSAYTKFQDGDIIWAKITPCMQNGKAALLSQLTKGVGYGSTEFHVFRVKDADLRHDYLHHLLRLQSVRDHARLFFTGSAGQQRVDAGFFHELDIPLPPASVQGKIAKAASEAQRQARQLVKQARIELDRSKRGIEALILGQGD; this is encoded by the coding sequence ATGGATCACTCAGAGCTGGAGTCCCGCTGGGATCCCAATTTCTACCGCTGCATGCGAGAGTTTCATCGGCGTATGGAGTCATGCCCGTACCCGATTCAGAGGCTTCGCAAATCGCTCGATCTGGTTCAGTATGGCAGCTCGGACCGGGCATCGGAGGTGCCCGAAGGCCTGCCAATGCTGCGAATGCTCAACCTTCAGGACGACACATGGGACATCTCCGATCTCAAGTACATCGAGATGTCGGAGGACGACGAGAAGCGGTACCTGCTCAGGCATGGCGATATCCTGTTTAACAGAACGAATTCCAAGGAGCTCGTCGGCAAGTGTGGCGTGTTCGAACTGGACGGCGAGTACGTATTCGCGTCCTATCTGATCCGAGTCCGACTCAAGCCAAGCACGTTTGTTCCGCACTATGTCACGGCCTTTCTCTCCTCCGGGATCGGCCGGCTTCAGATCGAGGGGGTGAGCCGGCAGATCGCCGGGATGACGAACGTCAACGCTGAGGAGATACGCGATCTCCTGATCCCCAATCCTGGACGGACAATTCAGGAGGAGATCGTTCGCCGCTGGCAAGACGCCGTTAGGCAGAGAGACCAGACGCTGGAAGAGGCGAAGCGGGTGCTGGCGGGGATCGACGATGTCCTGCTGGGTGAGCTCGGTGTCCCTCTGACGTCTAAATCACCGAATACGCTTGAGCGCCGGATGTTCTTACGCGCGTTCTCAATGGTTAGCGGAAAGCGCATCGATCCAAATGCGAACTGGAAGTCCCTGAGCTTTGCCGGGGGCAAGTATCAACTTCGAAGATTCCGTGACGTAGTTGATATAAATCCGCCAACCAGTTTCGCACATGTTGAGCGACATGCGGACGTGTCTTTCGTTCCAATGGACGCGGTCTCAGAAGTGTTTGGTGATGTTGAGAACACTTTGACTCGACCCGTTGAAGGCCGCAGCGCTTATACAAAGTTTCAGGACGGTGACATCATTTGGGCTAAAATCACCCCCTGTATGCAGAACGGGAAGGCAGCGCTGCTGTCACAGCTAACCAAGGGTGTGGGGTATGGCTCTACCGAGTTTCACGTGTTCCGTGTCAAGGACGCGGATCTCCGCCACGATTATTTGCACCACCTGCTTCGACTGCAATCTGTCCGGGATCATGCGCGACTGTTCTTCACTGGCTCCGCCGGTCAACAACGTGTTGATGCCGGGTTTTTTCACGAGCTTGACATTCCATTGCCGCCGGCATCTGTGCAAGGCAAGATTGCCAAAGCCGCGAGCGAGGCTCAACGACAAGCAAGGCAACTGGTCAAACAAGCTCGCATCGAGCTTGACAGATCGAAGCGAGGTATCGAAGCTCTCATTCTCGGCCAGGGAGACTGA
- a CDS encoding efflux RND transporter periplasmic adaptor subunit, translating into MDEIECGICQPQLATTLAPGESLLVRMPSARSAELAGLTLERPDRGAASPSISLLGEVRYNGNRLAKLTPLAPGVITDIRVDVGDQVEEGKILAVINSMAVAQAKSAYLSKIAELEARTTVFDREQKLVNENIAARRDFQDAQAALKLAELEMRRTHQQLINLGFIESEVSGIAAEQSSSSDLYVRAPFNGTVVERTAVLGEAADSEGSLFEIADLTTMWIELAVPEEQAFQIERGGDIVARVRALPGLEIPGQITWISPRIDERTRMVRARATVLNDRSVLRHGMFTEVAAMIGGTTNSLLVPGEAVHEIDGTSFVFVQQEPDLFAVRRVDVGVRTASGTVAILAGLTENDAVVTGGSFTMKTEFLKSRLGAGCVDD; encoded by the coding sequence GTGGACGAGATTGAATGCGGGATCTGCCAGCCACAGCTCGCCACGACGCTCGCTCCTGGCGAGTCGTTGCTCGTCCGCATGCCCTCAGCGAGATCGGCCGAACTTGCCGGGCTGACGCTTGAGCGACCAGACCGCGGGGCCGCATCGCCCTCGATCAGCCTCCTAGGCGAGGTCCGCTACAACGGGAACAGGTTGGCGAAGCTCACGCCGTTAGCCCCCGGTGTCATCACAGACATCCGTGTTGATGTTGGCGACCAGGTTGAAGAAGGGAAGATTCTCGCGGTTATCAATTCCATGGCGGTGGCACAGGCGAAGTCCGCGTACCTGTCCAAGATCGCAGAGCTCGAAGCGAGAACCACCGTGTTCGATCGTGAGCAGAAGCTCGTCAACGAGAACATCGCGGCTCGCCGGGACTTCCAGGATGCCCAGGCGGCTCTGAAGCTCGCTGAGCTTGAGATGCGTCGCACACACCAGCAACTCATCAACCTCGGCTTTATCGAGTCGGAAGTCTCCGGCATCGCAGCCGAGCAGTCGTCGTCATCGGACCTGTACGTTAGGGCACCTTTTAACGGCACTGTCGTAGAACGGACAGCCGTTCTGGGCGAGGCAGCGGATTCGGAGGGGTCACTCTTCGAGATCGCCGACCTGACGACCATGTGGATCGAGCTTGCGGTCCCTGAAGAGCAAGCGTTTCAGATCGAGCGTGGCGGGGACATCGTCGCGAGAGTCCGGGCTTTGCCCGGACTGGAGATCCCCGGACAGATTACCTGGATCAGCCCGCGTATCGATGAACGCACACGCATGGTTCGGGCTCGTGCGACGGTCCTGAACGACCGCAGCGTCCTTCGGCACGGCATGTTCACAGAGGTTGCCGCGATGATCGGCGGTACTACGAACTCGCTGCTTGTCCCCGGTGAAGCGGTGCACGAGATCGATGGCACATCTTTCGTGTTTGTGCAGCAGGAACCGGATCTGTTCGCGGTTCGGCGTGTCGATGTAGGCGTGCGCACAGCCTCAGGTACCGTTGCGATTCTGGCGGGCCTCACCGAGAACGATGCCGTTGTAACCGGTGGCAGTTTCACCATGAAGACTGAGTTTCTCAAGTCCCGACTCGGCGCGGGATGCGTCGACGACTGA
- a CDS encoding TolC family protein, which translates to MVVIGAELPLRQALAAALVRNPRLRSLAWEPRIAEAQRLQAGLLPNPSVGVEVEDFAGTGDLSRADSAETTIAFSQLLELGGKRDSRVRITEDQWTVAVLDLEAQRLTVLTETASRFVRVLELQQRVAFAGRAHALAEENRRVIDRRVQAGDVSPIDEIKARLESESARIAADRLGRELDAARRELSAMWDATEPGFDVAVGSLDDLMPVPLLDALTNLVEQHPEVQRWVAEAERRSSVVALERARAVPDVTAGFGIRRSEESDDVGLVVSASVPLTIFDRNQGGILAARLRAAQAIAEGRASRRDLATRLVRAHARLTAAYHEAKAIDTALLPAAQDAYEATRRAYDEGKLPYLDVLDAQRTLFETETQRLEALAEYHAAKVQVEGLVSEPLDSELLREDSDHHHQGETP; encoded by the coding sequence GTGGTCGTCATCGGGGCGGAACTGCCCCTCCGTCAGGCTCTCGCGGCTGCGCTCGTGCGCAACCCGCGGCTGCGATCGCTTGCGTGGGAGCCCAGGATCGCCGAGGCGCAACGCCTGCAGGCCGGCCTCTTGCCCAACCCAAGCGTCGGTGTCGAAGTCGAGGACTTTGCGGGCACAGGAGACTTGAGTCGCGCTGACTCTGCCGAGACAACCATTGCGTTTAGCCAGCTTCTTGAGCTTGGTGGGAAACGAGACAGCCGCGTACGGATCACGGAAGACCAATGGACTGTCGCCGTTCTCGATCTCGAGGCGCAGCGGCTGACCGTCCTGACCGAAACCGCGTCTCGTTTCGTGCGTGTCTTGGAACTCCAGCAGCGCGTCGCGTTCGCCGGTCGTGCACATGCACTCGCGGAGGAGAATCGGCGCGTCATCGATCGGCGGGTGCAGGCCGGGGATGTTTCGCCCATCGACGAGATCAAGGCCCGACTCGAAAGCGAATCCGCTCGCATTGCCGCAGATCGGCTGGGCCGCGAACTCGATGCGGCGAGACGCGAACTTAGTGCCATGTGGGATGCGACCGAGCCCGGCTTCGATGTTGCCGTCGGATCGCTTGATGATCTCATGCCGGTTCCGTTGCTCGACGCGCTCACCAATCTCGTGGAGCAGCACCCTGAAGTACAGCGTTGGGTCGCAGAGGCCGAGCGACGATCGTCGGTAGTCGCTCTCGAACGAGCTAGAGCGGTCCCGGATGTGACGGCCGGGTTTGGCATTCGGCGTTCCGAAGAGAGCGATGATGTTGGGCTCGTGGTGTCGGCGTCCGTACCACTGACCATCTTCGATCGCAATCAGGGGGGTATCCTGGCTGCTCGTCTGCGGGCAGCGCAAGCGATCGCCGAAGGCCGGGCATCCCGCCGCGATCTAGCGACCCGACTTGTTCGGGCGCACGCACGGTTGACTGCTGCGTATCACGAGGCGAAGGCGATCGACACCGCTCTGCTTCCCGCCGCACAGGACGCTTACGAGGCAACGCGCCGGGCCTACGACGAGGGCAAGCTTCCGTACCTCGATGTCCTCGATGCACAGCGCACACTGTTTGAGACCGAAACACAACGGCTCGAAGCCCTCGCGGAATACCACGCTGCAAAAGTACAGGTCGAAGGACTTGTCTCGGAACCGCTGGACTCCGAATTGCTCCGCGAAGACTCTGATCACCACCATCAAGGAGAAACACCGTGA
- a CDS encoding C2 domain-containing protein: MKLRGLLDSSLGGFLCIRGYAPLGELARCSVADDSYQRDLITTHQERIREFLADGENLFFPEVTLACRLQYDPDRPRAKSGIQILASVRNGDRFKSNVNQIEITSTAKKFQSPADVRAYDTVRVATLDIPDDLIDAGSGPLSRIDGNHRISAHDLQPSFAKLRCPFCVILFDSSDEDRRKSKTIFHNVNFKSIPLTAEQHLKVVFDDVSLFPDEMLKSSRSFGESYVLGRHATANVDLSAAPAMSTAVDGKRRTLFHKLYELLIQHGHAVGTVDLQSALARVNSFYLDYPTIAEKKCFGLVLALAYYAATNDADGRFNSFKRWVVRNHIAEMAEADAASLVAIFNRVYEARSRTVFVSMPFNKSTDSAYEAIKAAVGEVNSRHHPGIELEQLRIDKYDQGHSFRINDKILEMIDDAGLLIADLTQGNPNVYHEIGYMMGLNRGRRRPQDNFILIVDGTDPEQVRKDVGFNLQDWQQVRFTDTLGLTRQLYEKLCTHYKLDPNAESATG, from the coding sequence GTGAAACTCCGCGGCTTACTAGACTCATCTCTCGGCGGCTTTCTGTGCATCCGCGGCTACGCTCCCCTCGGCGAGTTGGCCCGCTGCTCGGTCGCCGACGACAGCTACCAGCGCGACCTGATTACAACGCATCAGGAACGCATCCGCGAGTTTCTTGCTGACGGCGAGAATCTGTTTTTCCCCGAGGTCACCCTTGCCTGCCGCCTCCAATACGACCCTGACCGACCGCGTGCCAAGTCCGGCATTCAGATTCTCGCGTCTGTGCGCAATGGCGACCGCTTCAAGTCAAACGTCAACCAGATCGAAATCACGAGCACCGCCAAGAAGTTCCAGAGCCCAGCCGACGTTCGTGCGTATGACACGGTTCGTGTCGCCACGCTCGACATCCCAGATGATTTGATCGACGCCGGAAGCGGCCCCCTGTCCCGGATCGACGGCAACCACCGCATAAGCGCGCACGATCTTCAGCCCAGCTTTGCAAAGCTACGATGCCCGTTTTGCGTGATCCTGTTCGACTCGTCGGACGAGGACCGACGGAAGAGCAAGACAATCTTTCATAACGTCAATTTTAAATCGATCCCGCTCACCGCTGAGCAGCACCTCAAGGTCGTATTCGACGACGTGAGCCTTTTCCCCGACGAGATGCTTAAGAGCAGTCGCAGTTTCGGCGAGAGCTACGTGCTCGGCCGCCACGCCACGGCGAACGTGGATCTGTCCGCAGCGCCAGCGATGTCGACAGCAGTCGACGGGAAGCGCCGAACCCTGTTCCACAAGCTTTACGAGTTGCTCATCCAGCATGGGCACGCTGTTGGGACGGTTGACCTGCAGTCAGCTTTGGCCCGCGTCAATAGCTTCTACTTGGACTACCCGACCATCGCTGAGAAGAAGTGCTTCGGCCTCGTGCTCGCGCTTGCCTATTACGCAGCGACAAACGATGCTGATGGACGCTTCAACTCGTTCAAGCGCTGGGTTGTCCGGAATCACATCGCAGAGATGGCCGAGGCCGATGCGGCCTCATTAGTCGCAATCTTCAACCGTGTCTACGAAGCCCGGAGCCGAACGGTCTTCGTATCCATGCCCTTCAACAAGAGCACGGACAGCGCGTATGAGGCAATAAAGGCCGCCGTGGGCGAGGTCAACAGTCGCCATCATCCGGGCATCGAACTGGAACAACTACGCATCGATAAGTATGACCAGGGCCACTCCTTTCGAATCAATGACAAGATCCTGGAGATGATCGATGACGCTGGCCTGTTGATCGCAGACCTGACACAGGGGAACCCGAACGTGTACCACGAGATTGGGTACATGATGGGACTCAATCGCGGACGGCGTCGCCCGCAGGACAACTTCATCTTGATCGTCGATGGCACTGATCCGGAACAGGTCCGGAAGGACGTTGGCTTCAATCTTCAGGATTGGCAGCAGGTGCGATTCACCGACACGCTGGGACTGACAAGGCAGCTATACGAGAAGCTGTGCACGCACTACAAGTTGGACCCGAATGCGGAATCTGCGACGGGTTGA
- a CDS encoding DUF3387 domain-containing protein → MSVMARELSEMPKLDWTQRESVRAGLRRSVRRLLAKYGYPPDLSEGATQLVLRQAELSTEHGSE, encoded by the coding sequence ATGAGCGTCATGGCCCGCGAGCTGTCCGAGATGCCCAAGCTCGACTGGACCCAGCGCGAGAGCGTCCGCGCCGGTCTGCGCCGCAGTGTCCGCCGGTTGCTGGCCAAGTACGGCTACCCGCCCGACCTAAGCGAGGGCGCGACGCAGTTAGTCTTGAGACAGGCGGAGCTCTCGACGGAGCATGGGAGCGAATGA